One window of the Sparus aurata chromosome 7, fSpaAur1.1, whole genome shotgun sequence genome contains the following:
- the LOC115585604 gene encoding interferon-inducible GTPase 5-like, whose product MDTPHDCESVEEIKEALQNNNPALAIAKIQEYLDRQKNTALNIAITGESGSGKSAFVNVFRGIKNGDAGAAPTGCVETTSEPTPYPHPNYPNVTLWDLPGVGTTKFPADQYLKLVGFEKFDFFIIISDTRFRENDVKLAREIQEMKKKFYFVRSKIDDVLRAEKQSQREFNETETKERIRDNCIQGLQEQGIQSPQVFLVSSFELHLHDFSLLTETLERELPEHKRNVLLFAMPNISQEIINKKKKAFQANIKYVASLSAAAAAVPVPGLSIAVDAALLIRVVKEYAVGFGLDIPSLENLAINTGVLFTDLMAVITSPLATIEITVERIFKVFSHCASSAALMAAEEGARFIPLIGIPAAMGLSFTTTYRMLNFILDKLADDAQKVFKKALNTTE is encoded by the exons ATGGATACTCCACATGACTGTGAATCAGTTGAAGAAATTAAAGAAGCTCTACAAAACAACAATCCAGCCTTAGCTATCGCAAAGATCCAAGAGTATCTGGACAGGCAGAAAAACACTGCGCTAAATATTGCCATCACAGGAGAGTCCGGCTCTGGTAAATCCGCCTTTGTTAATGTCTTTAGAGGCATAAAAAACGGGGATGCCGGAGCTGCCCCTACTGGTTGTGTAGAAACCACCTCAGAGCCTACACCATACCCCCATCCAAACTATCCCAATGTTACACTGTGGGATCTTCCAGGTGTTGGCACCACCAAGTTTCCAGCTGATCAGTACCTGAAACTTGTTGGATTTGAGAAGTTTgacttcttcatcatcatctcagACACTCGCTTCAGAGAAAATGATGTGAAACTCGCTCGGGAAATCcaggagatgaagaaaaagtTCTACTTTGTTCGCTCAAAGATTGACGATGTTTTACGAGCTGAGaaacagagtcagagagagttCAATGAGACCGAGACTAAGGAACGAATCAGGGACAACTGCATTCAAG GTCTTCAGGAACAAGGTATTCAGTCTCCACAGGTCTTCCTGGTGTCCAGCTTTGAGCTCCACCTGCATGACTTCAGTCTCTTAACCGAAACACTGGAGAGAGAACTTCCTGAACACAAGAGGAACGTTCTGCTGTTTGCCATGCCCAACATCAGCCAGGAGATcatcaacaagaagaaaaaggctttcCAAGCCAACATAAAGTATGTTGCTTCtctttctgcagctgcagcagctgtacCAGTTCCTGGGCTTTCTATTGCTGTTGATGCAGCTTTGCTGATTCGTGTTGTCAAAGAATATGCAGTTGGTTTTGGTCTTGATATCCCATCACTTGAGAATCTGGCTATAAACACGGGTGTGTTATTTACAGATTTGATGGCTGTCATCACTTCACCACTGGCTACAATCGAAATAACAGTTGAACGTATCTTCAAGGTATTTAGTCATTGTGCAAGCTCAGCTGCATTAATGGCAGCAGAGGAAGGGGCCAGATTCATTCCATTAATTGGAATCCCAGCTGCAATGGGGCTGTCTTTCACCACAACTTACAGAATGTTGAATTTTATACTCGACAAGCTTGCTGATGATGCACAGAAAGTGTTTAAAAAGGCCCTGAACACCACAGAGTGA